CTGTTGAGAAGCGCCATCCTTTAATTCAAGTTCGAGAGGACGCCGCTGAAGAGGTCTTCACTGAGGCTACCGTGATGAGACTTGCATTTCAAAGATAGCACTCCctttgttcgttcattcattcattcattcattcattcattcattcattctgctgGTATTTACCGAGGGCCTGCCACGTACGAGGCTCTGTTCTAGACACTTTGAATACAGCAGTGAACGGTCAGACAAACATCCTGCCTCCATGGATGGTGAGCTGACTTTCTAGTGGGGCTGAGACAGGTAATACACAAAATAAGTCAATTATGTAGCTATCACCTTCTGATAAACTGTTAGTGCTGGGTGCTGTACTGAGCACATGACAGGCATCATCTGTATAAAACCACACAGCTACCCTGTGAGGTAAaatttttacagatgggaaaattgaggctcagagagatcagACCTCTTGTTCAAAGTCACAGCTAATAGTAaaccagaaaactgaggctcgatCCCAGGGCTGCCTCCTGCCCAAGCCCACGCTTCTGTTTCATCGtaggctttctttcctttcttgcttgtCCTTTGCCACATTGGGGTCCCTCTCTCTGTCCTGATCCCTCCGGGGACCAAGGACTCACATCCGCTCCCATCCCTGCGATGCGAAGGTTTCAGGGTTGTCTACAGGGCCCGTTTTCCCCAGCACTCACACACGTGCCTCCCTCCTCACAGTGGCAGAAGCAGCCTCTTCCCGAGTTGTCACGTGTCTTCCTGTGGAGCAGGCTGCTCTAACTTGCCTCGGGTGTTTGCGATCTCCTTGGAGGCCTTCTCCCAGCTGAGGGTTCTGCTGGAGCATCAGGCCTCTCCCAGGGCTACCTCTGCAGAGGGCAGCGGTGCCATTCTCCAGGCCTGGGGATTTGGGGTGGAGTCCGTGTGGCCTCTGCTAGAAGGATCTGGGTGCCAGGGGTGCATCCCAACTCCctgagcacccctcccccaccagcccagcccagcctgggtaCCCTCCCTGAGAGTCCCGAAAGCATCCCTGTAGTTGACAGAGCCAGGGCTGTGTCGGAGGTGCGGTCTGTGACTGTATGCAGGCCTGGGGGTGGATGGGCTGCCTCTGGTTAGGCCTCCTCAGCGGTGCCAGGCTGGGGTGGCCTCCACGTGCAGTCACTCCCACCTGCTGCCCTCggcctctctctctggctcttccaGACTCATGCCAGTCTTGAAGGATGAAACAGAGGAACCCCCTGCATCAGAAAGAGACCTGGACTGGGAGACCAGAGACCCGGGCTCTGGGACTGGCCTTGCTCAtacccagctgtgtgactttggcccTCAACCCccactctctgagcctccgtctcCTTGTGGGTTAAAAGCTGAAAACAGTCCTGCCTCCCGACATTGTTAAGAGGATGAAGTGGGGTGACTCAAGCGGGTTTTGATCCCAGGTCTGCCTTTCATGACTCTGTCTGCCAAGCACAGACCTCAGCGCCGGGCATGAAGCTGTGAAATGGCAGTCATGGCCTTGCCCTCACAGTTCATTGTCTGGTTaatacctgtgtgaccttgggaaaggtactgacctctctgggcctctattttctcatctatgaaatcaGGATGATAATAGCCCCTACTTCATTAGGTCCCTGTGGGATTAATTAAGGCCATAACCCAGTGTCTGGCTCAATAAACCATAGCTGGCATTGTCATTACCAAAAGGAAAGCTTGAAGTTCACTGTTCCCTCAAAAGTCAAAGCTCAGGGAAAAGTCGCCTGACGGTTAGAGCTCCTGGGAGAGCTTGTCTGCTGCAGAGGCCGGACCAGCGCCCGAGAGCTCGCAGTCAGTAGAGCAGGTCTGGGGCTGTGAGGAGGAGGCGTGAAATGTGCCCAGGAGGGTGGGCTGCACAAGACCAGGTGTGACCCCTTCCCCTCAGGGGTCACGCCAAGGCGGGGCATCCCCCTGTGGAGCCGGGTCTCCAGAGCACGAGCGGGAACCAGCCTGAGGAGCGGAGGAGGAAGAAGCTCAAGGACTGGGCCCGTGCGGCTTGCTCTGGGAGGAAGCATGGGGCGGGCGGGAGACTGGAAGTGAGGGTGCCAAGGCGGAGGGGTCCTGTGGGTAGGACTTCAGGCGCGAAGCCAGTAAGCCGAGGGAGTGCCAGGGCCGTTCTTCACCAGCCGTGGGCTGAGTGTGCGTGTGTCCATGTGCCCTGCAGGCCGGCCGTACCGGGGCAAGCCGAGCGACATGTGGGCCCTGGGCGTGGTGCTCTTCACCATGCTCTACGGCCAGTTCCCCTTCTACGACAGCATCCCGCAGGAGCTCTTCCGCAAGATCAAGGCCGCCGAGTACACCATCCCCGAGTGAGTCCTCCCTCCCTGGAGTCCAGCCCTTCAGCCTTGAAGGCTGGAAACAACACAGTGAGTCTTAGAGTCCTGGGTCCAAGACCCAGAGCCAGCCCACCCCGCCTgagcctctccctctctctctcctgcatcaGGGACGGGCGGGTTTCTGAGAACACCGTGTGTCTCATCCGGAAACTGCTGGTCCTCGACCCCCAGCAGCGCCTGGCTGCTGCCGACGTCCTGGAGGCCCTCAGTGCCATCATTGCGTCGTGGTGAGTGGGCAGGGGCAAGGCTGGGTTCTGCCCACCTGTAGGCACTGTCCTGCCTCCCCAGAAAAGTAGCCTGAGGTTGGGCCCGTTTCTCCTCCAGGCAGAGTCAGATCTCCAGATTCTCCTGATGGGCAGGGTTGGGAGGGTGCAGGCAGAACTCCGGGTTGAGCATCTCCTGCGTGCCAGTCCATGCCAACTGTGGGATGGGTGTTATCTCACTTGAGTTCTCACCACAGCCTGCGAGGTGGAAATTGTCCCCCATTTATTGGGTGGGGGaattcccaggcagtccagtggttaggactctgcgctttcactaccgagggcctgggttcaatccctcatcagggaactaagagcccacaggCCTCGTGGccaagatatatatgtgtgtatatatatatatatatatatagagagagagagagagagagagagagagaactgaggctcagcgaAGCAGAGGCAAtctcatcagggaactaagagcccacaggCCTCGTGGccaagatatatatgtgtgtatatatatatatatatatatagagagagagagagagagagagagagagagagagaactgaggctcagcgaAGCAGAGGCAATCGTGTCAGGAAGGGGCTGAGCTGGGACCTATCCCAGGTCTGTTGATTCCAGCCAAGTCTCAGAGCAGTGGGGACCTGGCCTTTTCGgggagcagggcctgggctgCCTGGAGCCAGCCTGACTTACCTGCCTCCCCTGCAGGCAGTCCCTGTCCTCTCTGAGCGGACCTTTGCAGGTGGTTCCTGACATCGATGACCAAATGAGCAACGCAGACAGCTCCCAGGAGGTGAGTTGGGGAGGGCAggctgggcagggctgcaggGCCCCCTCGGCCCCTTTCCCAGCCAGGGCCTCCttggcctctccccagcccttggAGCTGGGAAAGAGAGACCTAAGTCCTCAGCCTGAGCTGCCTGGGGCCTGCCTTGGGTCTGGCTCAGCTGGCAATTCCATGGCCTGAGAGAGGGGCTGTGAGGCAGCCGAGGAGGAGGCCCCATGGTGGGGAGGCCTCACGGCAGCTCAGCCTGGCCctccctcagcttcctcttcctgcccaggccctggctctgccaaATGCCGGCCCTTTAAACGGTCACACTGGTCTGCCCCTCTGACTCACAGGGTTTTCTCTTGCCCttcctgcttttagtttttcagatgattcattttctcccagttttctctcctcccctgttGCCTGCACTGGAGAAAGTGCTGGGCCCGGGGTCAGGGTGGAGACCAGGGCTCAAGGCAGCAGCTAGCGGGTGATGTTAGGGTGcgtcctggagggcagggcttggCCGAGCCCTGGGAGGGAAACTGTAAGGAccctccctctctgggccacCCTGGAGTCCCACAGCAAGCACTGGGCAGGGAGGACCGGACAGAGCCAGGCTGGGACTACAGCAGAGCCTCTTGGCCCTCGAAGAGAGAGTTCCaggccctgccccccagctcccaccccctcccagggctGTTCAGCAGCTAAAAATAATCATCACTAGCATGTAGTGAGTGCCCCCTCCAGTACACCTCATTCAGTCCACACTACAGGCCTATGTGTCCTGTGTTCTTATCTCATTTCACTaaagaggaaacaggttcagagaggtaaagtaattttcccaaagtcacacagcttggaagTAGTGGCTGAGCCTTGAACCCAAGTCTGATTCCACAGCCCTGCTCTCCCCCTCTGATGATTAGCACAGGGACCGCGCGCTTCAGTTTGTGACTGTGCCTGGGCTGTCCGGGGAGCTCAGCCTGGGGCAAGACGGAGAAACAGGGTTGCCCAGGTGCTggcaccccagccccaggccactCTCTTAACACTTGACCTGCCCCGGTCCCTCGAGAGCCTCTGTGAGGGGAGACTACTGCCCCATTTCATGGGGGGCGGGTGGGACGCTAAGCCTTCTGAGGGAATGTGACCTCTTCCAAGGTCAGTGAGTTACGGGAGATCACAGGTGTGAGTTACGGGAGATCACAGGTCTGAGTGACACCCAGGGTGGCCAGCAAGGTTGGCTGGAGGGCTTCCGGGACCCACACTCTGGGCCACTAGATCGTGCCCAAGGGTGTGGTGCCTGGGGAGGGAGGCCCTTGAGGCGGGCCAGCTGACGCTGCCCTGCTCTTCCCTCTTGGGTTTCCgcctctctcgctctctctctgccGGGCTCTGTGGGTCTCTCTCTGCCTCGCAGGCGAAGGTGACAGAGGAGTGCTCCCAGTACGAGTTTGAGAACTACATgcggcagcagctgctgctggccGAGGAGAAGAGCTCCGTGCACGAGGCCCGCAGCTGGGGGCCCAGGCGGCAGCTGGGCAGCGTGCCGCCCGTGCGACGGCTGGGCCACGACGCGCAGCCCGTGAACCCCTTGGACGCAGCCATCCTGGCGCAGCGCTACCTGCGGAAATAGCAGCCTCGGGCAGGGGCACCGGCACCACCCACCACCTCTTCCCGGCCCCCAGCCGACAGCCCAGCTGCCCGGCTGGGCGCCGTAGTGCTGAACTCTCTCCCGGGCCGCACCGGGGACGGGGCAGGGACAGCCCAGGTCACACATGGGGTCAGCAGAGGTACCACGAAGCTACCTTTTGGAATGATTGcttgattgtttggttttttaatctgAGAAGCCTAGATAACTAATCTGCTTTTAATCACGACGTTTTAATCTACCTCTGTCTCTTTAACCATGCTGTCTCTGGACTGagtgagagggaggaggagggagcccGCCCGCCCAGGGGCCCGACCCACCCACTGACCCCCGGGGGCAGCTGCCCCCCACAGTCCACATAAGCTGAAAGTGCAGCTCGCTGCTGGCTCCCAACATGAATGCCCGCTCCCCGCTGCCCTCCCAGGCCCCTCACAGtctgttttcctccctccccttctgacCCCAGGCCCCTCAGTCCAAGCTTTGGAAAACTGTCACCTCATCTTAAGCGGaattcaaatgtatttatttttgtactgAAACCAACTTCTCTCCCATCTCTAGGTGGCTCGGCCCATgccactccctgcccccagcctggctgGACAGCAGGGAGTCCACAGCCCCCGATGGGCCCCCTCCTCGCCCCCAGGCTCAGAAGCCCCTTCTGGCCGGTCCCCTTCCACCTCCAGCCCACCAGTCCCTCCTTGTTTCTGGTGATGCGGAGGCCTTTCTACACTTGgttctctctctcccatctcagCTTCTCTGAGGTGCTGTACACGCGCATCAGCCCTGGTTTCCTCTTCCACCCCTCACCGTGGTACCGAGGTGACGCCGACATGGATGGGAAGGGTGCCTGGTGGGGGGCTGGTGAGGGGTGCTCTGGGCCAGCTGTGAACAGGCGGCCCTGTTTGCACGCCGTCTCACTCCCCTCACTCCTGTGTGTTCAGAGAACCGTGGGGGCATCTCCTCTCCCGCCCCTGCCTCGTAATAGAGGCGGTGTCTCTCCCAGCAGACCACCAGGGGCGCCAGGGTCCTTCCTGGGGGCTGTAGGGCTCGTGGGGAGAATCGTAGGGACTGGGGGGCCCAGCCTGGCTTGAGAACAGCCCTGCTGCCCTTTTTGAGCCGAGATTTTGAAGTGGATGCCTGTCTTGCCAGAAACGCTGTTCTCACCAGAATgccctccttcccactctcccacactggacttggccctgcccagTGCCAAGCAAAGACCTTCCCCTGGCCtaccctccccaggcccctcagAGCAGCTGAGCGTTCCCCTCCAGGCAGCTCTGGGCCCTCGggcccttcctgcctgccttctccCCAGTGGGGAGGTGACAGAGGCCTGTGTGACCTTGTTTCCCAGGGTgtgagctgccccctcccccaaagctGACTCACTGTGAGTGACTTGGGCAAGGTCCCAAacctccttgtgcctcagtttccccatctggaaaaaATGGGGCCACCTCTTGCCAGCAGTAGCAGGGCCG
This sequence is a window from Physeter macrocephalus isolate SW-GA chromosome 3, ASM283717v5, whole genome shotgun sequence. Protein-coding genes within it:
- the STK40 gene encoding serine/threonine-protein kinase 40 isoform X4; its protein translation is MLLHTEYSLLSLLHTQDGVVHHHGLFQDRTCEIVEDAETSRMVKKMKKRICLVLDCLCAHDFSDKTADLINLQHYVIKEKRLSERETVVIFYDVVRVVEALHQKNIVHRDLKLGNMVLNKRTHRITITNFCLGKHLVSEGDLLKDQRGSPAYISPDVLSGRPYRGKPSDMWALGVVLFTMLYGQFPFYDSIPQELFRKIKAAEYTIPEDGRVSENTVCLIRKLLVLDPQQRLAAADVLEALSAIIASWQSLSSLSGPLQVVPDIDDQMSNADSSQEAKVTEECSQYEFENYMRQQLLLAEEKSSVHEARSWGPRRQLGSVPPVRRLGHDAQPVNPLDAAILAQRYLRK